A portion of the bacterium genome contains these proteins:
- a CDS encoding glycosyltransferase family 4 protein, producing the protein MIKAKKEKSKRILRPKIVMIRSNPVDPDPRVEKIARVLSCVGKVTIIAWDREGGSKKREKRFYADIERLQLRAKYGSLMLIFPLVFWWIYVFCRLLLKKFDIIYACDLDTYLPALLVAKIKRKKIIYDIFDFYADMLYLPSFITKPVGWLDRKIMNWADVVILVDKAREKQIYPAKPKKLIFIYNVPEIEDVFLKKIKKISSKKDFFFYAGLLSKDRMIKEIIALFKKHPSWKLEIAGWGPLEGFVKKAAKYENIKFLGRISYEEVLEKTAQTRFCFAFYDPRVPNNRYASPNKLFEAMALGKPIITNKGTSMTELVEREKMGLVIKYGKVDDFQRAISFLLKHPSLCQKIGQRNYQLYKKEYHWSNMKKRLLRVIQNLMVI; encoded by the coding sequence ATGATTAAAGCTAAAAAAGAAAAATCAAAAAGGATTTTAAGACCTAAAATTGTAATGATTCGTTCTAATCCAGTTGATCCTGACCCACGGGTGGAAAAAATAGCCAGAGTTTTGTCTTGTGTTGGCAAAGTAACTATTATCGCGTGGGATAGAGAAGGGGGAAGCAAGAAACGAGAAAAAAGATTTTATGCTGATATTGAGCGTTTGCAACTCCGAGCTAAATACGGATCTTTAATGTTGATATTTCCACTTGTTTTTTGGTGGATTTATGTTTTTTGTCGATTGCTTTTAAAAAAATTTGATATTATTTATGCTTGTGATTTGGATACCTATCTTCCCGCTCTTTTGGTAGCCAAAATTAAGAGAAAGAAAATTATTTACGATATCTTTGATTTTTATGCTGATATGCTCTACTTACCCTCTTTTATTACCAAACCAGTTGGTTGGTTGGATAGAAAAATAATGAATTGGGCTGATGTAGTAATTTTGGTAGATAAGGCACGCGAGAAACAGATTTATCCTGCTAAACCCAAGAAATTAATTTTTATTTACAATGTGCCAGAAATAGAGGATGTTTTTTTAAAAAAGATAAAAAAAATTTCATCAAAAAAAGATTTTTTCTTTTATGCGGGTCTTCTTTCTAAAGATAGAATGATTAAAGAGATAATAGCTCTTTTTAAAAAACACCCTTCTTGGAAATTAGAGATAGCTGGTTGGGGGCCACTAGAAGGTTTTGTTAAAAAAGCGGCGAAATACGAAAATATTAAATTTTTAGGGAGAATTTCTTATGAAGAAGTTTTAGAGAAAACTGCTCAAACAAGATTTTGTTTTGCTTTTTATGATCCTCGGGTTCCTAACAACCGTTATGCGAGCCCAAATAAGTTGTTTGAAGCAATGGCTTTAGGTAAGCCAATTATTACCAACAAGGGCACAAGTATGACAGAGTTAGTTGAGCGAGAAAAGATGGGTTTGGTTATAAAATATGGGAAGGTTGATGATTTTCAAAGAGCCATATCTTTTTTGCTAAAACACCCCTCTCTTTGTCAGAAAATAGGTCAGCGTAATTATCAACTATACAAAAAAGAATATCATTGGAGCAATATGAAAAAAAGATTACTCCGGGTCATCCAGAATTTAATGGTTATTTAA